Proteins encoded by one window of Halomonas chromatireducens:
- a CDS encoding response regulator transcription factor, whose product MYLLLVDDDERLTRLLDHMLRQAGHTVDVAHDGRMAVALMQQGDYDLLVLDWMLPYEDGVALCERARASGFEGGILMLTARDALEDRLEGFAVGADDYLLKPFEPEELMARLEALGRRARRPLDGRRLQVGDWVLDCDERRVEHRGRAVELTQREFQLLELLMRRASHSVPRELIYERLWGRDQVVTDNALDATLRLLRRKLSRCATRQPIETLRGLGYRFTP is encoded by the coding sequence ATGTATCTGCTGCTGGTGGACGATGATGAACGCCTGACACGGTTGCTGGACCATATGCTGCGTCAGGCGGGCCATACGGTGGATGTGGCACATGACGGACGCATGGCGGTGGCACTGATGCAGCAGGGCGACTATGACCTGCTGGTGCTTGACTGGATGCTGCCCTACGAAGACGGGGTGGCGCTGTGCGAGCGGGCCCGGGCCAGCGGTTTCGAGGGCGGCATCCTGATGCTGACTGCGCGTGACGCCCTGGAGGACCGCCTGGAGGGATTCGCCGTCGGTGCCGACGACTACTTGCTCAAGCCCTTCGAGCCTGAGGAGTTGATGGCACGCCTCGAGGCGCTGGGGCGACGGGCTCGTCGGCCTCTGGATGGCCGCCGATTGCAGGTCGGCGACTGGGTGCTGGATTGCGACGAGAGGCGCGTCGAACATCGGGGCCGTGCTGTCGAGCTGACCCAGCGGGAGTTCCAGTTGCTCGAGCTGTTGATGCGCCGGGCGAGTCATAGCGTGCCACGCGAGCTGATCTACGAGCGGCTCTGGGGACGCGACCAGGTGGTCACCGACAACGCTCTGGATGCGACCCTGCGCCTGCTGCGACGCAAGCTTTCCCGTTGCGCTACCCGGCAGCCCATCGAGACTCTACGAGGGTTGGGCTACCGCTTTACGCCCTGA
- a CDS encoding CoA-acylating methylmalonate-semialdehyde dehydrogenase: MSVREIPMYIDGKPVPSNSQEWRDVVNPATQEVVARVPFCSAEEVDRAVASAKEAFKTWRKVPLGKRMRIMLKLQALVREHTPELAALITEEHGKTLPDAEGEVGRGLEVIEHACSITSLQLGELAENAGTEIDVYTLNQPLGVGAGITAFNFPIMLPCFMFPLAIATGNTFVLKPSEQDPSSTMRLVELAHEAGVPAGVLNVVHGGPDVANQIADHADIKALSFIGSSHVGSLLYDRAAKAGKRMQAMMGAKNHCVVMPDANRSQAINNLLGSAFGAAGQRCMANSVVVLVGEAKAWLDDIVDGARNMKVGPGTQRDADLGPLVSPAARDRVIRLIDAGEQEGAKLLVDGRGYEVSGYEHGNFVGPTVFADVTPEMTIYREEIFGPVLCVVSVDTLDEAIEFVNANPNGNGTSIFTNSGWVARRFESDIDVGQVGINVPIPVPVAYFSFTGSRGSKLGDLGPNGKQAIAFWTQTKTVTARWFEPENVSSGINSTISLS; the protein is encoded by the coding sequence ATGTCAGTCCGCGAGATTCCGATGTACATCGACGGCAAGCCCGTCCCGTCCAATAGCCAGGAGTGGCGCGACGTGGTCAACCCGGCGACCCAGGAAGTGGTCGCCAGGGTACCGTTCTGCTCCGCCGAGGAGGTCGACCGCGCTGTCGCCAGCGCCAAGGAAGCCTTCAAGACCTGGCGCAAGGTGCCGCTGGGCAAGCGCATGCGCATCATGCTCAAGCTGCAGGCGCTGGTGCGTGAGCACACCCCGGAGCTCGCCGCCCTGATCACGGAAGAGCACGGCAAGACGCTGCCCGACGCCGAGGGCGAGGTGGGTCGTGGCCTGGAAGTGATCGAACACGCCTGCTCGATCACCTCGCTGCAGCTTGGTGAGCTGGCCGAGAACGCCGGCACCGAGATCGACGTCTACACCCTCAACCAGCCGCTGGGCGTGGGTGCCGGCATCACCGCCTTCAACTTCCCGATCATGCTGCCCTGCTTCATGTTCCCGCTGGCCATCGCCACCGGCAACACCTTCGTGCTCAAGCCCTCCGAGCAGGACCCGAGCTCCACCATGCGTCTGGTCGAGCTGGCCCACGAAGCGGGTGTACCGGCCGGCGTGCTCAACGTGGTTCACGGTGGACCGGACGTGGCCAACCAGATCGCCGACCATGCCGACATCAAGGCGCTCTCCTTCATCGGCTCGAGCCACGTGGGCTCGCTGCTCTATGATCGTGCCGCCAAGGCCGGCAAGCGCATGCAGGCGATGATGGGCGCCAAGAACCACTGTGTCGTCATGCCCGACGCCAACCGCAGCCAGGCCATCAACAACCTGCTGGGTTCCGCCTTCGGTGCCGCTGGCCAGCGCTGCATGGCCAACTCCGTGGTGGTGCTGGTAGGCGAGGCCAAGGCGTGGCTCGATGATATCGTCGACGGCGCCCGCAACATGAAGGTCGGCCCCGGCACCCAGCGCGATGCCGATCTCGGCCCACTGGTCTCTCCGGCCGCCCGTGACCGTGTGATTCGACTGATCGACGCCGGCGAGCAGGAGGGCGCCAAGCTGCTGGTCGACGGCCGCGGCTATGAGGTATCGGGCTACGAGCATGGCAACTTCGTCGGGCCCACCGTGTTCGCCGACGTGACGCCTGAGATGACCATCTACCGGGAGGAGATCTTCGGGCCGGTGCTCTGCGTGGTCAGCGTCGATACCCTGGATGAGGCGATCGAATTCGTCAACGCCAATCCCAACGGCAATGGCACCTCGATCTTCACCAACTCCGGCTGGGTGGCGCGTCGCTTCGAGAGCGACATCGACGTGGGCCAGGTCGGCATCAACGTGCCGATTCCGGTGCCCGTGGCCTACTTCAGTTTCACCGGTTCCCGCGGTTCCAAGCTGGGCGACCTGGGCCCCAACGGCAAGCAGGCCATCGCCTTCTGGACCCAGACCAAGACCGTCACTGCGCGCTGGTTCGAGCCCGAGAACGTCTCAAGCGGTATCAACAGCACCATCTCGTTGAGCTGA
- a CDS encoding TenA family protein: MTTRSDWNAWAASRESARITDWLREISEPDWSATVNHPLFDALAEGRLVGGDFAAYMVQDYGFVDPFTALIGHAIGHAPSMADRVVLGQFMGMLTSDENSTFQRTFDAFEVPASLREAPDYLPQTLAFRELLHDTGQGGDYAEILTVLVVTEWVYLEWALRVTRVDGLHPLMGEWIDLHDNPAFQEFVAWLRQRLDEEAAALDDTAFARMAERFRDTVAKERAFHDAVQPR; encoded by the coding sequence ATGACGACACGCTCTGACTGGAACGCCTGGGCCGCCAGCCGTGAATCGGCGCGCATCACCGACTGGCTTCGCGAGATCAGCGAGCCGGACTGGTCGGCCACGGTGAACCACCCGCTGTTCGACGCCCTGGCCGAGGGGCGGCTTGTGGGGGGCGACTTTGCCGCCTACATGGTGCAGGACTACGGCTTCGTCGATCCCTTTACCGCCCTGATCGGCCACGCTATCGGCCACGCGCCGAGCATGGCGGACCGGGTAGTGCTGGGCCAGTTCATGGGCATGCTGACCAGCGACGAGAACAGCACCTTCCAGCGCACCTTCGACGCCTTCGAGGTGCCTGCGTCCCTGCGCGAGGCGCCGGATTACCTGCCGCAGACCCTGGCGTTTCGCGAGCTGCTGCACGACACCGGCCAGGGCGGCGACTACGCCGAGATCCTGACGGTGCTGGTGGTCACCGAGTGGGTCTACCTCGAGTGGGCGCTGCGGGTGACCCGCGTAGACGGGCTGCACCCGTTGATGGGGGAGTGGATCGATCTGCACGACAACCCCGCCTTTCAGGAGTTCGTGGCCTGGCTGCGCCAGCGCCTGGACGAGGAGGCGGCGGCGCTCGATGACACCGCCTTCGCTCGGATGGCCGAGCGCTTCCGCGACACCGTGGCGAAGGAGCGTGCCTTCCACGACGCCGTGCAGCCGCGCTGA
- a CDS encoding peroxidase-related enzyme (This protein belongs to a clade of uncharacterized proteins related to peroxidases such as the alkylhydroperoxidase AhpD.), with product MSTPISRFPIPESIQDLPADIRDAMLAVQEKAGFVPNVFLMLAHRPAEFRAFFAYHDALMERESDTLTKAEKEMIVVATSARNHCLYCVVAHGALVRIYSKDPLLADQVAINHRTAPLSERHRLMLDFAFHCGLDVGELTDEWQTRLLNAGFTLDDIWDIGAITAFFGLSNRLVTLTGTPPNDEFYLMGRVPREKV from the coding sequence ATGTCGACGCCCATCAGCCGCTTTCCCATACCCGAATCGATCCAGGATCTGCCTGCGGATATTCGTGACGCCATGCTGGCGGTACAGGAGAAGGCCGGCTTTGTGCCCAACGTCTTCCTGATGCTGGCCCATCGCCCGGCAGAGTTTCGCGCCTTCTTCGCCTATCACGATGCGCTGATGGAGCGGGAGTCGGACACGCTGACCAAGGCTGAGAAGGAGATGATCGTGGTGGCCACCAGCGCCCGCAATCACTGCCTCTACTGCGTGGTGGCCCACGGCGCCCTGGTACGCATCTACAGCAAGGACCCGCTGCTGGCCGATCAGGTCGCCATCAACCACCGCACGGCACCGCTGAGCGAGCGCCATCGGCTCATGCTCGACTTCGCCTTTCACTGCGGCCTGGACGTGGGCGAACTCACCGACGAATGGCAGACGCGTTTGCTGAACGCCGGCTTCACCCTGGATGACATCTGGGACATTGGCGCCATCACCGCTTTCTTCGGGCTCTCCAATCGCCTGGTTACCCTCACCGGCACGCCGCCCAACGACGAGTTTTACCTGATGGGCCGGGTGCCGCGTGAGAAGGTCTAA
- a CDS encoding sodium:solute symporter family transporter has product MPYLTSAVLGAALLCFAYLGLRARRADGLLDDYVTARNSQGAQAIGLSFLASSMGAWILFAPPEIGAFVGPVALAGYAIGSSLPFLILGLYGPAIRRHLPQGRSIGEFAEACYGAGVRRWVSFVSVAYMAIFLAAELTAIGAIAALLSDVPPSLVILGVAVVTLVYTTLGGLRASLATDRWQAWLLLALLVLVGGVAWWWLPPMPAGAIMPSIPTGSALSVALTLVIAVTAANLFHQGYWQRIWAAEDDRALGRGALLGGASSLLVVMAIGGLGMLAAMHALPLGEPPIPFFALLSAAPAWLGLPALVLAVTLGASSVDTPQNAIASMAVASSGGRGLSVRGARLVTVALMAPVAWVALQGFSVLRLFLIADLLCAAIVVPVLLGLWRRMSPLAAVAGGVAGLLGAVVPGWVAQGSLAAGVLAASFPDSIPTLAPFLGALLASTLASLLIAWLRPGTKFHLASKGDA; this is encoded by the coding sequence ATGCCCTACCTGACGTCTGCCGTGCTCGGCGCGGCGCTGCTCTGCTTTGCCTATCTGGGCCTGCGCGCCCGGCGGGCCGACGGCCTGCTCGATGACTACGTGACTGCCCGCAACTCCCAGGGAGCCCAGGCCATCGGCCTGTCGTTCCTGGCCTCCAGCATGGGGGCCTGGATCCTCTTTGCGCCGCCGGAGATCGGCGCCTTCGTCGGGCCTGTGGCGCTGGCTGGCTACGCCATCGGCTCGTCGCTGCCGTTCCTGATACTGGGACTCTACGGCCCCGCCATCCGACGCCACCTGCCGCAGGGACGCAGCATCGGTGAATTCGCCGAGGCCTGCTATGGCGCCGGGGTGCGGCGCTGGGTCTCCTTCGTTTCCGTTGCCTACATGGCCATCTTCCTGGCCGCCGAGCTAACTGCCATCGGCGCCATTGCCGCGCTGCTCTCCGATGTGCCGCCTTCACTGGTGATCCTCGGCGTGGCGGTGGTCACCCTGGTCTACACCACCCTTGGCGGCCTGCGGGCGAGCCTGGCCACCGATCGCTGGCAGGCCTGGCTGCTGCTGGCCCTGCTGGTACTGGTCGGCGGCGTGGCCTGGTGGTGGCTGCCGCCCATGCCCGCCGGGGCGATCATGCCCTCGATTCCCACCGGCAGCGCACTCTCCGTGGCGCTGACCCTGGTGATCGCGGTCACCGCGGCCAACCTCTTCCACCAGGGCTACTGGCAGCGTATCTGGGCGGCCGAGGATGACCGCGCCCTGGGCCGCGGGGCGCTGCTGGGTGGGGCCAGCAGCCTGCTGGTGGTGATGGCCATCGGCGGGTTGGGCATGCTGGCGGCCATGCATGCGCTGCCGCTGGGCGAGCCGCCGATCCCCTTCTTCGCACTGCTCTCCGCCGCGCCGGCCTGGCTGGGCCTTCCGGCTCTGGTGCTGGCGGTAACGCTGGGTGCCTCCAGCGTGGATACCCCGCAGAACGCCATCGCCTCCATGGCTGTGGCCAGCTCCGGGGGGCGCGGGCTCTCGGTTCGCGGGGCACGGCTCGTCACGGTGGCGCTGATGGCACCGGTGGCATGGGTGGCCCTTCAGGGCTTCTCGGTGCTGCGGCTGTTCCTGATCGCCGACCTGCTCTGCGCGGCCATCGTGGTGCCGGTGCTGCTGGGCCTGTGGCGGCGCATGTCACCGCTGGCGGCGGTGGCCGGCGGCGTGGCGGGCCTGCTTGGCGCGGTGGTGCCGGGATGGGTTGCCCAGGGCAGCCTGGCCGCCGGTGTGCTGGCGGCGAGCTTCCCCGACAGCATTCCCACCCTGGCGCCGTTCCTCGGTGCGCTGCTCGCTTCCACCCTGGCCAGCCTGCTGATCGCCTGGCTGCGCCCCGGGACGAAATTTCACCTGGCAAGCAAGGGAGACGCCTGA
- the ilvD gene encoding dihydroxy-acid dehydratase, translated as MSDTPEDPRRRHSAPVVDGVGKSASRAMLRAVGFTDEDFKKPQVGIASTWSNLTPCNSHIHALAERASDGADAAGGKGVIFNTITISDGIANGTEGMKYSLVSREVIADSIETVAGCEGFDGLVAIGGCDKNMPGCLMGLARLDRPSVFVYGGTILPGEGHTDIVSVFEAVGAYTRGDLDLIEVKQIEEKAIPGPGSCGGMYTANTMASAIEALGMSLPGSSAQNAVSQEKRDDCEAAGAAVLELLARDIKPSDIMTGDAFENAITVVIALGGSTNAVLHLIAMANTVGVPLSLEDFTEIGKRVPVLADLRPSGHYMMSELVAIGGIQPLMKMLLDAGLLHGDCLTVTGRTLAENLADVAPYAEGQSIIAPLSAPLKAESHLRILYGNLAPEGAVAKITGKEGTRFTGSARVFGSEEEAQARINDGTVVAGDVVVIRYEGPKGGPGMREMLTPTSAIMGRGLGNDVALITDGRFSGGSHGFVVGHVSPEAFDGGPLALVENGDTITIDAEANTIEVAIDDGEMQRRRAAWRQPAPRYTRGVLAKYARTVSSASTGAVTDRLD; from the coding sequence ATGAGCGATACGCCCGAGGATCCGCGCCGCCGTCATTCCGCCCCGGTAGTGGATGGGGTCGGCAAGTCCGCCAGCCGTGCCATGCTGCGTGCGGTGGGCTTCACCGATGAGGATTTCAAGAAGCCCCAGGTGGGCATCGCCTCCACCTGGAGCAATCTCACGCCCTGCAACAGCCATATCCATGCCCTCGCCGAGCGGGCCAGTGACGGCGCCGACGCGGCCGGCGGCAAGGGGGTGATCTTCAACACCATCACCATCTCCGACGGTATCGCCAACGGCACCGAGGGCATGAAGTATTCGCTGGTATCGCGGGAGGTGATCGCCGACTCCATCGAGACCGTGGCCGGCTGTGAGGGCTTCGACGGCCTGGTGGCCATCGGCGGCTGCGACAAGAACATGCCCGGCTGCCTGATGGGGCTGGCGCGGCTCGACCGGCCCAGCGTGTTCGTCTACGGCGGTACCATCCTGCCCGGCGAGGGCCACACCGATATCGTCTCGGTGTTCGAGGCGGTGGGTGCCTACACCCGCGGAGACCTGGACCTGATCGAGGTGAAGCAGATCGAGGAGAAGGCGATTCCCGGCCCCGGCTCCTGCGGCGGCATGTACACCGCCAACACCATGGCGTCGGCCATCGAGGCGCTGGGCATGAGCCTGCCGGGTAGCTCGGCGCAGAATGCGGTGTCCCAGGAGAAGCGCGACGACTGCGAGGCGGCGGGTGCCGCGGTACTGGAGCTGCTGGCGCGGGACATCAAGCCCTCGGACATCATGACCGGTGACGCCTTCGAGAACGCCATCACCGTGGTCATCGCCTTAGGAGGCTCCACCAATGCGGTGCTGCACCTGATCGCCATGGCCAACACCGTGGGGGTGCCGCTCTCGCTCGAGGACTTCACCGAAATCGGCAAGCGGGTGCCGGTGCTCGCCGACCTGCGCCCCAGCGGCCACTACATGATGAGCGAGCTGGTGGCGATCGGCGGCATCCAGCCGCTGATGAAGATGCTGCTCGATGCCGGGCTGCTGCATGGCGACTGCCTGACGGTCACCGGCCGGACGCTGGCCGAGAACCTGGCCGACGTGGCGCCCTATGCCGAGGGGCAGTCGATCATCGCGCCGCTGTCGGCACCGCTGAAGGCCGAGAGCCACCTGCGGATCCTCTACGGCAACCTGGCGCCCGAAGGGGCCGTGGCCAAGATCACCGGCAAGGAAGGCACGCGCTTTACCGGCAGTGCGCGGGTGTTCGGCTCGGAGGAGGAGGCCCAGGCACGCATCAACGACGGCACGGTGGTGGCCGGTGACGTGGTGGTGATCCGCTACGAGGGACCCAAGGGCGGACCCGGCATGCGCGAGATGCTCACCCCGACCTCGGCGATCATGGGCCGGGGGCTCGGCAACGACGTGGCCTTGATCACCGACGGGCGCTTCTCCGGCGGCAGCCATGGCTTCGTGGTCGGCCACGTGTCGCCCGAGGCCTTCGATGGCGGGCCGCTGGCGCTGGTCGAGAACGGCGACACCATCACCATCGACGCCGAGGCCAATACCATCGAGGTGGCGATCGATGACGGCGAGATGCAGCGGCGTCGGGCCGCCTGGCGGCAGCCGGCACCACGCTATACCCGCGGTGTGTTGGCCAAGTACGCCAGGACGGTCAGCTCCGCCTCTACCGGTGCGGTGACCGACCGGCTGGATTGA
- a CDS encoding DUF5362 family protein, with the protein MEQGNTQAGLRDLIEPPHRGKVWMQLTGGKLILSGIVTALSIVGLVVAWIPIWAGVVLMQAAGSAGRVYTSGDPGEMKVAMGKLKTYFTIFGVLLLIYLILAVGGMVIGMAGMSGMMGGMGGMGM; encoded by the coding sequence ATGGAACAGGGCAATACGCAGGCGGGCCTGCGCGACCTTATCGAGCCACCTCACCGGGGCAAGGTCTGGATGCAGCTCACCGGCGGGAAGCTGATCCTGTCGGGGATCGTGACGGCCCTTTCCATCGTCGGCCTGGTCGTGGCGTGGATTCCCATCTGGGCCGGCGTGGTGCTGATGCAGGCAGCAGGCTCGGCAGGCCGTGTCTACACCAGCGGTGATCCTGGCGAGATGAAGGTCGCCATGGGCAAGCTGAAGACCTACTTCACCATCTTCGGCGTCCTGCTCCTGATCTACCTGATTCTCGCCGTGGGCGGCATGGTCATCGGAATGGCCGGCATGAGCGGCATGATGGGTGGCATGGGTGGCATGGGCATGTAG
- a CDS encoding diguanylate cyclase — protein MTRRLLYFLPTFVAFRWLALLLFLLPGHALAAIDVGTLRGELNLSPHVLLLEDRAREFDIERLLRHGEALEWERSRQQTLNFSFSDSAWWLTLRVENDTALPVRRLLELAMPLHDYLDGYVVDQQGEIVREWQTGNRRSFDTRPISHRTFVLPIHVPAGESRQVFLRLDTHDGLYDATPLYLMDDASFLAKAQRELMAFSLYFGALLALLIYNLLLYLATRERPLLHYVAYLGTFFILMFSSRGFAFQYWWPDMPMFNNQMVPLNIGLFAVTLAIFSESYMNLRQHAPRLTRVLYGLAGLCMISALPALFGHYAAVFHLMIPGAILLSCLLLGVAVWRSYSGDTLARIYLVAWSVLLIGITLYFLRVAGVLPYNVVTEYAVQVGSGIEFLLLSLGLAWKINKFKNEKLAAERATLDLQRSLNERLEREVAQRTQELEKANQQLTTLARTDPLTGLLNRRQFQELMEEELQRRRRSGQPLLFSIMDIDDFKLYNDTYGHHAGDEVLVRVSTLLLEHFRRAGDRLFRLGGEEFGLLLDVESLEEGQRALEKFRGALQELSIRHETSSYGVITSSFGLVACRGCDAVRDVGTLYRLADHAMYEAKAHHRNRVVTCSHLNASD, from the coding sequence GTGACCAGGCGCCTCTTGTATTTCTTGCCAACCTTCGTGGCGTTTCGCTGGCTGGCACTGCTGCTGTTCTTGCTGCCAGGGCATGCGCTGGCCGCTATCGATGTCGGTACCCTGAGAGGGGAGCTTAACCTCAGTCCGCACGTTCTGTTGCTGGAAGACAGGGCGCGTGAGTTTGATATCGAGCGGCTGCTGCGTCACGGTGAGGCACTGGAGTGGGAGCGCTCCCGCCAGCAAACCCTCAATTTCAGCTTTTCCGATTCCGCCTGGTGGCTAACGCTGCGGGTCGAGAACGATACCGCTCTCCCTGTGCGCCGGCTGCTGGAACTGGCCATGCCGTTGCACGACTATCTCGATGGTTACGTGGTGGACCAGCAGGGCGAAATCGTCAGGGAGTGGCAGACTGGCAACCGTCGCAGCTTCGACACCCGGCCTATCTCCCATCGCACCTTCGTGCTGCCCATCCATGTGCCGGCTGGCGAGTCGCGGCAGGTCTTCCTGCGGCTGGATACCCACGACGGGCTCTATGATGCGACGCCACTCTACCTCATGGATGATGCCAGCTTTCTGGCCAAGGCCCAGCGGGAGCTGATGGCATTCAGCCTCTACTTCGGTGCCCTGTTGGCGTTGTTGATCTACAACCTGCTGCTTTACCTTGCCACCCGTGAACGGCCCTTGCTGCACTACGTCGCCTATCTCGGCACCTTCTTCATCCTGATGTTCTCGTCGCGAGGCTTCGCCTTTCAGTACTGGTGGCCGGACATGCCGATGTTCAACAACCAGATGGTGCCGCTCAATATCGGCCTGTTCGCCGTCACCCTCGCAATCTTCAGTGAAAGCTACATGAACCTTCGCCAGCACGCACCCCGCTTGACCCGAGTGCTGTATGGTCTTGCCGGCCTGTGCATGATCAGCGCGCTACCGGCACTTTTCGGTCACTATGCGGCGGTATTCCACCTGATGATTCCCGGTGCCATCCTGCTTTCCTGCCTGTTGCTCGGTGTGGCAGTCTGGCGCAGCTATAGCGGCGACACCCTGGCTCGCATTTACCTGGTGGCGTGGAGCGTGCTACTCATCGGGATAACGCTCTACTTCCTGCGGGTGGCGGGGGTGTTGCCCTACAATGTCGTCACGGAATACGCCGTCCAGGTCGGGTCGGGGATCGAGTTTCTACTGCTATCCCTCGGGCTGGCCTGGAAGATCAACAAGTTCAAGAACGAAAAGCTCGCCGCCGAGCGCGCCACCCTTGATCTGCAGCGTTCGCTCAACGAGCGCCTGGAACGGGAGGTGGCTCAGCGTACACAGGAGCTGGAAAAAGCCAACCAACAGCTTACCACCCTGGCTCGCACCGACCCTCTGACGGGGCTGTTGAATCGGCGACAGTTTCAGGAGTTGATGGAAGAGGAGCTGCAGCGACGGCGTCGCAGCGGCCAGCCGCTGCTGTTTTCAATAATGGATATCGACGACTTCAAGCTCTACAACGACACTTATGGCCACCATGCCGGCGATGAAGTGCTGGTGAGGGTATCCACTCTCTTGCTGGAGCATTTTCGTCGGGCCGGCGACCGCCTGTTCCGCCTGGGCGGGGAGGAGTTTGGCCTGCTGCTGGACGTAGAGTCGCTGGAGGAGGGCCAGCGGGCGCTGGAAAAATTTCGCGGAGCCCTTCAGGAGCTGAGCATTCGCCATGAGACGTCCAGCTATGGGGTTATCACGTCCTCGTTTGGTCTGGTCGCCTGTCGTGGGTGCGATGCCGTGCGTGATGTTGGAACCCTCTACCGCCTTGCCGATCACGCCATGTACGAGGCCAAGGCGCATCATCGGAACCGGGTGGTGACGTGCTCGCATTTGAATGCGTCCGACTGA
- a CDS encoding sensor histidine kinase gives MSRPDPPHHDLRQLEASRRRLAWRYALGMAMGLCTVLLVGYLMHSALVKQSLKSELVQLAQREAEVHKPDLEAWMEGRRGPDDVSIGFRPHRTAFYYILGPDARLVHGNETRPALREEVLALLKGNALPRGRVVFEEILADEEGALQLALLRHPVKDSEGRYLGSVYAATDVGGSLVHLEQLLVLLLGLALGFVVLAGLGGWWMADRSLLPLQQALRQQREFIASASHELRAPLTVMNTALALVEREGRERLDNFHHQTLVDARDEVRRLGRLAEELLLLARIDAGGVSQRHEHLPLDEVVQRQVRLRQPQAESRQQSLSMTLEPGLCVVGDADLLARLIGAGLDNAVAYTPKYGRIEVRLQARAGRARLEIVDTGPGMSEAQLARAFERFYRGDPSRQRHQAGAGLGLAIIDEVARQHGGEAQLFSREGEGTRLVVTLPLAI, from the coding sequence ATGTCTCGCCCGGATCCACCCCATCACGATCTCCGCCAGTTGGAGGCTAGCCGCCGCCGCCTGGCCTGGCGCTATGCCCTGGGCATGGCGATGGGGCTTTGCACCGTGCTGCTGGTCGGCTATCTGATGCACTCGGCACTGGTCAAGCAGTCGCTGAAGAGCGAACTTGTGCAGCTTGCCCAGCGCGAGGCAGAGGTCCATAAGCCGGACCTGGAAGCCTGGATGGAGGGGCGGCGCGGTCCCGATGACGTCAGCATCGGCTTTCGCCCCCATCGCACCGCCTTCTATTATATTCTTGGGCCAGATGCGCGGCTGGTACACGGCAACGAGACTCGCCCGGCTCTGCGTGAAGAGGTGCTGGCACTGCTCAAGGGCAACGCCCTGCCCCGGGGGCGGGTGGTCTTCGAGGAGATCCTTGCCGACGAGGAGGGTGCCCTGCAGTTGGCCCTGCTGCGCCACCCGGTAAAGGACAGCGAGGGGCGCTACCTGGGCAGTGTCTACGCCGCCACTGATGTGGGGGGTAGCCTGGTTCATCTGGAGCAATTGCTGGTCCTGTTGCTGGGGCTGGCGCTGGGCTTCGTGGTGCTGGCAGGGCTAGGCGGCTGGTGGATGGCGGATCGCAGCCTGCTGCCCCTGCAGCAGGCGCTGCGCCAGCAGCGCGAGTTCATCGCCAGCGCCTCCCATGAGCTGCGCGCACCGCTGACTGTGATGAACACCGCCCTGGCCCTGGTGGAGCGGGAGGGTCGTGAGCGTCTGGACAACTTCCATCACCAGACCCTGGTAGATGCCCGGGATGAGGTGCGCCGCCTGGGGCGACTGGCGGAGGAACTGCTGCTGCTGGCCAGGATAGATGCCGGAGGGGTATCGCAGCGCCACGAGCACCTGCCACTGGATGAGGTGGTGCAGCGCCAGGTGCGCCTGCGCCAGCCCCAGGCCGAGTCTCGGCAGCAGTCGCTCAGCATGACTCTGGAGCCGGGACTTTGCGTGGTTGGGGACGCCGATCTGCTGGCACGTCTGATAGGGGCCGGGCTGGACAACGCCGTGGCTTACACCCCGAAGTATGGGCGCATCGAGGTACGCTTGCAGGCTCGGGCGGGGCGGGCGCGCCTGGAGATCGTCGACACAGGCCCCGGCATGAGCGAAGCCCAGCTGGCGCGGGCCTTCGAGCGCTTCTACCGCGGCGACCCCTCCCGACAGCGCCATCAGGCGGGAGCAGGGCTGGGGCTGGCCATCATTGATGAGGTGGCACGTCAGCATGGCGGTGAGGCGCAGTTGTTCTCCCGGGAGGGCGAGGGCACCCGCCTGGTGGTGACCCTGCCGCTGGCTATCTGA